The DNA segment AGCATCCAGTTAGACTTAGACTGAATTCATTCATGGCAGCGTTGCAAAGGTATGGATGgcaaaataacagaagttgCAAGCCATGAACAGGTAAGTGCGATGACATAAAATCCCTGCACACTGCTGGGTCCGACAAGTAATAGATAATTACAACTCCCCACATTCTGATACAACAATAGGAAGTTTAGGACGATTATTTGCTCCAACCGGCACGTTTTCTATCCTTCGAACTACAAGCAGACCGTCTGTAACTTTTCCTGCAATGTGGGGAAAGGCAAGCAATTAGTTACcatcaataaaaaacataattatatatacacaGACTTTAAATCTATGTATAGATATTATAACAATTAATAAATCATACCAAACACAACATGCTTTCCATCCAGAAAATCACACTTTGCACATGTGATAAAAAATTGGCAACCGTTCGTGTCTTTTCCACTATTTGCCTAAAAACAATCACGCTAACCAATCTATTGTTGAAATATTCTTAAAATGACATTTGAAGTAGGTTAAACATTTCCTGGTAAAATATCTGCAATGAAAGATTGGAAAATGGCAGATACCCGGTCATACCATAGAGAGAAGTCCAGCTCCTGTGTGgtgcattttaaaattttcatcttCAAACTTTCCACCATATATACTCGTCAACCCGGTTCCATTGCTCTAAAAAGTTCAattcttaaaattaaaaaaactattaattctttattgtataaaacacatttacataaaaaattttcagctaAATGTACAGGAATTTTATGCAGATTTATTAAATTAACACCTTGTACATACTTGCACAAAGTCTCCACCTTGAATCATAAAATCTTTTATAACTCTGTGAAATGATGCTCCTTTGTATCCTATTGGAATACCAT comes from the Clavelina lepadiformis chromosome 5, kaClaLepa1.1, whole genome shotgun sequence genome and includes:
- the LOC143460276 gene encoding peptidyl-prolyl cis-trans isomerase H-like; the protein is MAASDTGNPVVFMDITVGGQEIGRIKIELFADIVPKTAENFRKFCTGEHRRDGIPIGYKGASFHRVIKDFMIQGGDFVQSNGTGLTSIYGGKFEDENFKMHHTGAGLLSMANSGKDTNGCQFFITCAKCDFLDGKHVVFGKVTDGLLVVRRIENVPVGANNRPKLPIVVSECGEL